From the genome of bacterium, one region includes:
- a CDS encoding response regulator, translating into MKKILVVEDSVLVQRIIQDALEINFPCIIMGVENGARAYEELKVNTYDLVVTDIVMPIMGGLILAEKIRVDLASDVPIIMLTSLGVKNVRDFSLHGKGKASFSLSLQIDDFLQSHQQLTVNL; encoded by the coding sequence ATGAAAAAAATCCTGGTCGTTGAGGATTCGGTCCTCGTTCAAAGAATCATCCAGGACGCTTTGGAAATCAATTTTCCCTGTATCATCATGGGAGTGGAGAATGGCGCCAGGGCCTATGAAGAGTTGAAGGTCAACACTTATGATCTGGTGGTCACAGACATCGTGATGCCGATCATGGGCGGCCTGATCCTGGCGGAGAAGATCCGGGTTGATTTGGCATCCGACGTTCCCATCATCATGCTCACTTCACTGGGTGTTAAAAATGTCCGGGACTTTTCGCTCCACGGAAAGGGAAAAGCATCGTTTTCCCTTTCCTTACAAATTGATGATTTTTTGCAAAGTCATCAACAGTTAACGGTTAACTTATAG
- a CDS encoding thioredoxin family protein gives MKKLQILGTGCPKCNDLAAKTEEAAKELGIDYEMVKVSDINDIMAFGVMMTPALAVDGEVKVSGKVPGIAEIRELIG, from the coding sequence ATGAAAAAATTGCAGATTTTAGGCACCGGCTGCCCCAAATGCAACGATTTGGCGGCAAAAACCGAAGAAGCAGCGAAAGAACTGGGAATAGATTACGAAATGGTCAAGGTCTCGGACATTAACGACATAATGGCTTTCGGTGTCATGATGACGCCGGCTCTCGCTGTTGATGGAGAGGTCAAGGTCTCAGGCAAAGTCCCCGGTATTGCTGAGATCAGGGAGCTTATCGGTTGA
- a CDS encoding metalloregulator ArsR/SmtB family transcription factor, with product MFKTNRTYYEKRSQVFKALAHPARLFMVEELASGERCVCELTAMLGLDTSTVSKHLSVLKNAGVVSDEKRGLMVYYSIKMTCVLGFISCVQKSLDEEARRQLAEVGG from the coding sequence ATGTTCAAGACGAACAGAACATATTATGAGAAGCGGTCCCAGGTCTTCAAAGCCCTGGCTCACCCGGCGCGTCTGTTTATGGTGGAGGAGCTGGCATCCGGGGAAAGGTGTGTGTGTGAACTCACCGCCATGCTGGGTCTTGACACCTCCACGGTATCGAAACATCTGTCGGTTCTCAAGAACGCGGGAGTTGTGTCTGACGAAAAACGAGGGCTGATGGTTTACTACAGCATCAAGATGACCTGTGTCCTGGGGTTTATCTCCTGTGTGCAAAAATCCCTTGATGAAGAGGCCAGGCGGCAATTGGCCGAAGTGGGAGGGTAA
- a CDS encoding rhodanese-like domain-containing protein, which produces MTRWSNLLFVHLIVLVGTVAMAGNIVAAEDYFNYITPEKTKSRIQSGEAVTLLDIQIEDEYARHHIRGSLATYAYPVKSDAQKAKLDRVIPNLSANTDPIVIICPRGGGGAKRTFEYLASRGIESKRMFILEKGQSGWPYPQLVANN; this is translated from the coding sequence ATGACAAGGTGGAGTAATTTACTGTTCGTTCATCTGATCGTCCTGGTGGGAACTGTTGCGATGGCCGGAAATATCGTGGCGGCAGAGGATTACTTCAACTACATAACCCCTGAGAAGACAAAATCGAGGATCCAATCAGGGGAAGCCGTGACCCTTCTCGATATTCAGATCGAAGATGAGTACGCTCGGCACCACATCAGGGGATCCTTGGCGACATACGCCTATCCTGTGAAATCAGATGCCCAAAAGGCAAAACTGGACAGGGTCATCCCCAACCTGTCAGCCAACACCGATCCTATTGTTATCATTTGCCCCAGAGGTGGCGGTGGTGCCAAACGGACCTTTGAATACCTGGCCTCCAGAGGTATTGAAAGCAAGAGGATGTTCATCCTTGAAAAAGGGCAGAGCGGGTGGCCATACCCTCAGCTTGTTGCAAACAACTAG
- a CDS encoding ATP-binding protein, translated as MFRSLWAKFFILLLVVSLIGLSAALYMRQMMLGDFKAYLDGERLDRVYLVMANLEGSHERNNGWDRRELSRSAIQALMLGMEVKVQDVRGSIVMDTQQALEELPPFMARRVLSRIEGEPLTGTGEFFRYPLFLGGKRVGTLDVKILARDRGLLFAQRSTRFMIISFLMMGGIAIFASLFVSRRLTLPLKRLVEQTRAIRRGELGSRADIASNDEIGKLSHAFNEMADDLELQESLRRKLIANVAHELRTPLAAMRGELEGMIDGVLAADKDQMRSLHEETGRLGTILDGIDDLTQAQASSLTLEKRDVELKTFLGNIRDRFGARAEEGGVKVGLVVEDGALVWADPDRLSQIVINLLSNAVKATSAGGTVTLKAGTDGDMSFIEVSDSGKGISDEELPHIFERFFRGTGGGLGLGLTIVRELVDAHGGEISVHSRVGEGTSVRVTLSGRK; from the coding sequence ATGTTTAGAAGCCTATGGGCTAAATTTTTCATTCTACTCCTGGTTGTCTCCCTCATCGGGCTTTCGGCGGCCCTTTACATGCGCCAGATGATGCTGGGGGACTTCAAAGCCTATCTGGACGGTGAACGCCTTGACCGCGTCTACCTGGTCATGGCTAACCTGGAAGGTTCCCACGAAAGGAACAACGGCTGGGATCGAAGGGAACTCTCGCGCAGCGCTATTCAAGCATTGATGCTGGGCATGGAAGTGAAGGTGCAGGATGTCCGCGGTTCCATTGTCATGGACACCCAGCAGGCCCTGGAAGAGCTGCCTCCCTTCATGGCGCGCCGGGTTCTTTCTCGCATCGAGGGAGAACCTCTCACGGGGACTGGTGAGTTCTTTCGCTATCCCCTGTTCCTCGGTGGAAAACGTGTCGGCACCCTGGATGTGAAGATCCTCGCCCGCGATAGGGGGCTGCTTTTTGCCCAGCGCTCCACAAGGTTCATGATCATCTCCTTCCTGATGATGGGCGGTATCGCTATCTTTGCCAGCCTGTTCGTCTCCAGGAGGCTGACACTGCCCCTCAAACGGCTGGTTGAGCAGACACGGGCCATCAGGAGGGGGGAACTGGGGAGCCGGGCCGATATTGCCAGCAATGATGAGATCGGTAAGCTGTCCCACGCTTTTAACGAGATGGCCGATGACCTTGAACTACAGGAATCCCTGAGACGCAAGCTCATCGCCAACGTTGCCCATGAACTACGTACACCACTGGCTGCCATGAGGGGGGAGCTGGAGGGGATGATCGACGGAGTGCTGGCAGCAGACAAGGATCAGATGCGCTCCCTACACGAGGAAACGGGCCGACTTGGGACCATCCTGGATGGAATCGACGACCTGACCCAGGCCCAGGCAAGCTCCCTTACGCTTGAAAAGCGGGATGTGGAGTTGAAAACGTTCCTTGGAAATATCAGGGATCGATTCGGTGCCCGGGCGGAGGAGGGGGGGGTGAAGGTCGGGCTCGTCGTGGAAGATGGGGCGCTGGTGTGGGCCGATCCCGACCGCCTGAGCCAGATCGTCATCAATCTGCTCAGTAACGCCGTAAAAGCCACATCCGCTGGTGGTACTGTGACCCTGAAAGCGGGTACCGACGGGGACATGTCTTTCATCGAGGTCAGCGACAGCGGAAAAGGCATCAGCGATGAGGAATTACCTCATATTTTTGAGAGGTTCTTTCGGGGTACCGGGGGAGGCCTGGGTCTTGGCCTTACTATTGTCAGGGAACTTGTGGACGCCCACGGAGGCGAGATCTCTGTTCATAGCCGGGTAGGCGAGGGGACAAGTGTGAGGGTAACGCTGAGCGGGAGGAAGTAG
- a CDS encoding arsenate reductase ArsC, whose product MKRVLFLCTGNSCRSQMAEGWTRHLYGDLYEIYSTGTAPLGIDPRAVAVMAESGVDISAQTSNHVDEYLNIFFDLVVTVCDSARESCPVFPGGGETLHYSFDDPPFLARNAQEEEEALIHYRRVRDEIREFVAGISDLF is encoded by the coding sequence ATGAAACGCGTTCTATTTCTCTGCACAGGCAACTCGTGCCGCAGCCAGATGGCCGAAGGGTGGACAAGGCACCTTTACGGGGACCTCTACGAGATCTATTCCACCGGTACGGCTCCCCTCGGGATCGACCCGCGGGCAGTTGCCGTCATGGCCGAGTCCGGTGTGGATATTTCCGCCCAGACCTCCAACCACGTGGACGAATACCTGAACATCTTCTTCGACCTGGTGGTTACAGTTTGCGACAGCGCCAGAGAATCGTGCCCGGTTTTTCCCGGAGGAGGGGAAACTTTACACTATTCCTTTGACGATCCGCCTTTTCTGGCCAGGAATGCTCAGGAGGAAGAGGAGGCTTTGATCCACTACCGGCGGGTTCGGGATGAGATCAGGGAGTTTGTCGCCGGGATATCAGATCTGTTCTGA
- a CDS encoding aromatic aminobenezylarsenical efflux permease ArsG family transporter: MEGSLAALGTAVWLGILTSISPCPLASNIAALSYLSKNVQSRGAILTSGASYTLGRVVAYVGVSAILVAGLLSIFSLSHFLQTWTNRIIGPVLILLGFVLLEWIRIPMPSMGSSERLERLSKGGSPGAAALGFIFALSFCPISAALFFGSLIPLSVEQGSKFLIPSLFGIGTAAPVAVFAVMIALGARSIGRTYERITLFAKWAKRITAIVFFLAGLYYLLTYWLGVSVWTVT, from the coding sequence ATGGAAGGTTCTCTGGCCGCATTGGGGACTGCCGTCTGGCTGGGGATCCTTACCTCCATCAGCCCCTGTCCTTTAGCATCCAACATCGCGGCCCTGTCCTACCTCAGTAAAAACGTTCAATCGCGAGGTGCTATTCTGACCTCGGGCGCCTCCTACACGTTGGGCAGAGTGGTGGCCTATGTAGGGGTCAGCGCCATACTGGTTGCCGGTCTGCTCTCAATTTTTTCCCTGTCACACTTCCTTCAGACCTGGACGAACCGTATTATCGGGCCCGTTCTTATCCTGCTGGGGTTTGTGCTGCTTGAATGGATTCGTATCCCCATGCCCTCCATGGGATCGTCAGAACGTCTCGAACGCCTGTCTAAAGGTGGTTCTCCCGGTGCCGCTGCCCTGGGTTTTATTTTCGCCCTTTCCTTTTGCCCTATTTCCGCGGCCCTCTTCTTCGGGAGCCTGATCCCCCTTTCCGTTGAACAGGGTTCAAAGTTTCTCATTCCGTCCCTTTTCGGCATCGGTACCGCTGCCCCGGTGGCTGTCTTCGCTGTCATGATCGCCCTGGGCGCCAGGTCTATAGGAAGGACCTATGAACGGATTACTCTTTTCGCCAAGTGGGCCAAGCGGATAACGGCGATTGTCTTTTTTCTGGCGGGGCTCTATTATTTGCTGACCTACTGGCTGGGGGTGAGTGTCTGGACTGTAACGTAA
- a CDS encoding response regulator transcription factor — MSAIAERLALAAADEIGALLPATIFIIEDDPKIARVVKAYIEGAGLTARHFSEGLPALEAARRQLPDLVILDLMLPDITGEELFQDLKALGDIPVIMVTSKSSEEERVAGLALGADDYVVKPFSPRELAFRVQAVLKRFKGSADSSGQVLSFDGGKLIIDAQTFGVSLDGRSVTLTASEFRILRALAAHPDRIFNRETLIETALDYHFEGYDRTVDAHIKNIRKKIESDPRKPEYIQTVYGVGYRFGGRKDV; from the coding sequence TTGTCCGCCATAGCTGAGCGATTGGCGTTAGCGGCGGCGGATGAGATAGGAGCTCTCTTGCCAGCAACCATTTTCATCATAGAGGACGACCCCAAGATCGCCAGGGTTGTCAAAGCCTATATCGAGGGTGCCGGGTTAACTGCTCGCCACTTCAGCGAGGGACTGCCCGCTCTTGAGGCGGCGCGGCGGCAGCTTCCCGACCTGGTGATCCTTGACCTGATGCTTCCCGACATTACCGGGGAGGAACTGTTTCAGGATCTGAAGGCTCTCGGGGATATCCCGGTCATTATGGTCACCTCAAAATCCTCCGAAGAGGAAAGGGTGGCTGGACTCGCCCTGGGTGCTGACGATTATGTGGTGAAACCGTTCAGTCCCCGGGAACTCGCTTTTCGGGTCCAGGCAGTACTCAAACGGTTTAAGGGCAGCGCTGACAGTTCTGGTCAGGTTCTGAGTTTCGACGGGGGCAAACTGATCATTGACGCACAGACCTTCGGTGTGAGCCTGGATGGTCGGTCGGTGACCTTGACTGCCTCGGAGTTTCGTATCCTGCGTGCCCTCGCTGCGCATCCCGACAGGATCTTCAACAGGGAGACCCTCATAGAAACGGCCCTTGATTATCACTTTGAAGGTTACGATCGCACGGTGGACGCCCACATCAAGAACATCCGTAAAAAGATCGAATCTGACCCCAGAAAACCGGAATATATTCAAACCGTTTATGGTGTTGGATACCGTTTTGGCGGCAGGAAGGATGTCTGA
- a CDS encoding permease: MDWEKEFRPLAYILGAFLVFFFLPIESIRLQGAIVESFALAKWYAREHVILCLVPAFFIAGAITVFVSQNSVMKYLGPAANKILAYGVAATSGTILAVCSCTVLPLFAGIYRMGAGLGPAAAFLYSGPAINILAIILTARILGPGLGIARAVGAIVFAVVIGLLMHFIFRKEEEEKTAAAGLSPDEGRPLWQTVIFIGLQVAILIFATWGRPDGATGLWAAIYNVKWPLVSLFTAGLGIVLVRFYSMSWWKIAVAFAPAAVLMIMVPVALSVGGAIQGVVQSPLFPMLVFTMGVAGLSGALAGGGSESRYWLESTWTLARQIMPLLFIGVLAAGFFLGRPGFEGIIPSGWVASAVGGNSLGANLFASVAGAFMYFATLTEVPILQGLLGAGMGKGPALALLLAGPALSLPNMLVIRSIMGTKKTVVFVLLVIIMATVSGLIFGGLV; this comes from the coding sequence ATGGATTGGGAAAAAGAATTTCGGCCGCTGGCCTACATCCTGGGAGCCTTCCTGGTTTTCTTTTTCCTGCCTATCGAGTCGATCCGCCTTCAGGGTGCCATCGTTGAATCTTTCGCCCTGGCAAAATGGTACGCCAGGGAGCACGTGATCCTCTGCCTGGTGCCGGCTTTTTTTATTGCGGGAGCCATCACCGTTTTTGTCAGTCAGAACTCGGTGATGAAGTACCTGGGACCAGCGGCCAACAAGATCCTGGCTTACGGGGTTGCTGCCACCTCGGGGACCATTCTGGCGGTGTGTTCCTGTACAGTACTGCCCCTCTTTGCCGGGATCTACCGCATGGGGGCGGGTCTTGGGCCGGCGGCCGCTTTTCTCTATTCCGGACCGGCCATTAACATCCTTGCGATCATTCTCACTGCACGCATATTAGGACCGGGGTTAGGGATCGCCCGAGCTGTTGGTGCTATTGTTTTTGCTGTAGTGATCGGCCTCCTTATGCATTTTATCTTCCGCAAGGAGGAGGAGGAAAAAACCGCGGCTGCCGGACTTTCCCCGGATGAGGGCAGGCCCCTGTGGCAGACGGTTATCTTCATCGGGCTGCAGGTGGCCATTCTCATCTTCGCAACTTGGGGCAGACCGGATGGAGCCACTGGCCTGTGGGCAGCCATTTACAACGTGAAGTGGCCCCTTGTATCCCTGTTCACGGCGGGTCTGGGTATTGTACTTGTCCGATTCTACTCCATGAGTTGGTGGAAAATAGCTGTGGCCTTTGCGCCGGCAGCGGTTCTGATGATCATGGTCCCGGTGGCTTTATCAGTCGGGGGCGCCATCCAGGGTGTTGTGCAATCGCCTCTGTTCCCGATGCTGGTATTCACTATGGGTGTAGCAGGCCTGTCAGGTGCTCTTGCCGGAGGAGGCAGTGAAAGCAGGTATTGGCTGGAATCCACATGGACCCTTGCCAGGCAGATCATGCCCCTCCTGTTTATTGGAGTTCTCGCAGCCGGGTTTTTCCTGGGTCGCCCGGGTTTTGAAGGGATCATCCCCTCAGGTTGGGTTGCTTCGGCAGTCGGTGGCAACTCCCTGGGAGCCAACCTTTTCGCCTCAGTAGCCGGAGCGTTCATGTACTTTGCCACTCTCACCGAAGTGCCTATTCTCCAGGGTCTACTGGGAGCGGGCATGGGTAAGGGACCTGCCCTGGCACTTCTACTGGCTGGCCCGGCACTGTCTCTTCCAAATATGCTGGTGATCCGGAGTATCATGGGAACGAAAAAAACCGTGGTATTTGTCCTTCTGGTCATTATAATGGCCACGGTTTCGGGGCTCATTTTCGGGGGCCTCGTTTGA
- a CDS encoding response regulator yields the protein MLKHILIVDSSQSFTKYVEVVLDRLGYTSMTARSARDGLQILKGRVPDLIITEAVLPDMNGVEFCREIKTRPRTRRIPVLVVTVDSRFSERIGFGENLFNESLTKPVSVRDLFDALQKHLAFENGRKNLRAPIAGRVICRDGTHYRSYITLSIGEGGIFIETDKPREKGEIIEPQLLLPGLVEPLPLKGKVVYSVQEEREKHPQGMGIKFLDLDPQTKTILSNYIQSYLSDNLPREQQAVKKTG from the coding sequence ATGTTGAAGCATATTCTGATCGTTGATTCTTCGCAATCTTTTACCAAATACGTCGAAGTGGTGCTGGATCGCCTTGGATATACAAGCATGACAGCCAGAAGCGCACGGGATGGTCTCCAGATCCTTAAGGGACGTGTCCCGGACCTGATCATTACCGAAGCGGTGCTGCCAGATATGAACGGAGTGGAGTTCTGCAGAGAGATCAAGACCAGGCCACGCACCAGACGGATCCCTGTTCTCGTCGTAACTGTGGACAGCAGATTCAGTGAGAGGATCGGATTTGGGGAGAACTTGTTTAACGAATCGCTGACCAAACCCGTTTCTGTTCGAGACCTTTTCGATGCCCTGCAGAAACACCTTGCCTTTGAAAATGGGCGCAAAAACCTCAGGGCTCCTATAGCAGGTCGTGTCATCTGCAGGGACGGCACCCATTACAGGTCCTACATAACCCTCAGCATCGGGGAGGGCGGGATATTCATAGAAACGGACAAACCTCGCGAGAAAGGAGAGATCATTGAGCCCCAGCTCCTTCTTCCGGGTCTGGTTGAACCACTGCCTCTAAAGGGCAAGGTTGTCTATTCTGTGCAGGAGGAGAGGGAGAAGCATCCCCAGGGGATGGGGATCAAGTTCCTGGACCTGGATCCGCAGACGAAAACGATACTCTCAAACTATATACAAAGTTACCTGAGCGACAACCTGCCGAGGGAGCAGCAGGCGGTGAAGAAAACAGGGTAA
- a CDS encoding nitrophenyl compound nitroreductase subunit ArsF family protein, with the protein MISRRDPDMRLKYLVVVFMVLAFLLPVSGQADNASDSPKFIATYFLTNVRCPSCLTIERLTAQTIKAEFAGKLAAGVLQWRTINIDGEGNYHFVKDYKLYTKSVIISEISEGKEVRWKNLPKVWELLGNEAKFSRYLKDEITAFMAGP; encoded by the coding sequence TTGATCAGCAGAAGGGATCCCGACATGCGACTGAAATATCTGGTGGTTGTTTTCATGGTGCTTGCCTTCCTGCTGCCCGTTTCAGGGCAGGCAGATAACGCAAGCGATTCTCCAAAATTCATCGCCACCTACTTCCTCACAAATGTCCGCTGCCCCTCATGCCTGACTATCGAGCGGTTAACGGCCCAAACCATCAAGGCGGAATTCGCCGGCAAGCTTGCTGCGGGTGTCCTTCAGTGGCGCACTATCAACATCGACGGGGAGGGTAATTACCACTTTGTCAAGGACTACAAACTCTACACTAAATCGGTGATCATCTCCGAGATCTCGGAAGGGAAAGAGGTCCGCTGGAAAAACCTGCCAAAGGTGTGGGAGCTCCTGGGAAACGAGGCAAAATTCAGCAGGTACCTCAAGGATGAAATAACCGCCTTTATGGCGGGTCCGTAA
- a CDS encoding aspartate/glutamate racemase family protein encodes MFTLFFCPVYWSFIQDPFLYEELCRGVVEDSSKHAYLKIMDELVRKGAQAIVLGCTEIGLLVGEEDTKIPLYDTARLHADAAVKWTLE; translated from the coding sequence ATGTTCACCCTCTTTTTTTGCCCGGTGTATTGGTCTTTTATCCAGGATCCCTTCCTCTACGAAGAGCTTTGCCGGGGTGTTGTCGAGGACAGCTCAAAACACGCATATCTGAAGATTATGGATGAACTGGTTAGGAAAGGCGCTCAAGCCATCGTGTTGGGCTGCACCGAGATCGGCCTTCTTGTGGGGGAAGAGGACACGAAAATCCCCCTTTACGACACAGCCCGCCTTCATGCCGATGCGGCGGTGAAGTGGACGCTGGAGTGA
- the arsB gene encoding ACR3 family arsenite efflux transporter: MSSESKRMNIFERYLTVWVGICMVAGLGLGKAMPELTGILSRMEFVGGSQVNVPIAVLIWLMIFPMMLKIDFASILQVGKRPRGLLITLFVNWVVKPFSMAFLGWLFFRVIFSAWINPEMADQFMAGVIILAAAPCTAMVFVWSHLTDGDPAYTLVQVAVNDLIMLVLFIPIVGLLLGVSGVPVDFKVLLYSVIFFVVIPLVTAYTFRRFLIASKGEGWFNDRFIALFAPVTVIALLVTLILIFAFQAENITQKAFFVVLIAIPILIQVYFNSSLVYGLMKLFKVPHNVAAPGALIGASNFFELAVATSIALYGPGSGAALATVVGVLVEVPVMLSVCGICNRTRHWFPEDVRDHGDT, translated from the coding sequence ATGTCATCTGAAAGCAAACGAATGAACATCTTCGAACGCTACCTTACTGTATGGGTAGGTATCTGCATGGTGGCTGGTCTGGGGCTTGGAAAGGCAATGCCGGAGTTGACCGGTATCCTCTCCCGGATGGAGTTCGTAGGGGGAAGCCAGGTCAATGTTCCTATAGCTGTTCTCATCTGGCTCATGATCTTTCCCATGATGCTCAAGATCGACTTCGCCTCAATTCTCCAGGTGGGGAAAAGACCCAGGGGGCTGCTGATCACCCTGTTCGTCAACTGGGTGGTCAAGCCGTTTTCCATGGCCTTTCTGGGCTGGTTGTTCTTCCGGGTGATCTTCTCGGCCTGGATCAACCCTGAAATGGCCGATCAGTTTATGGCCGGTGTTATCATTCTGGCTGCGGCTCCCTGTACGGCAATGGTTTTCGTCTGGAGCCACCTCACCGATGGAGACCCAGCCTACACCCTGGTCCAGGTGGCAGTTAACGATCTCATCATGCTGGTCCTTTTCATCCCTATTGTGGGGCTGCTTCTGGGTGTTTCCGGAGTTCCGGTGGATTTTAAAGTCCTGCTCTATTCGGTTATTTTTTTCGTGGTGATCCCCCTTGTGACAGCCTATACCTTCCGTCGGTTTCTCATCGCTTCGAAAGGGGAGGGGTGGTTCAACGACAGGTTCATCGCGCTTTTCGCTCCTGTCACCGTAATCGCCCTCCTGGTGACCCTGATCCTCATCTTTGCATTTCAGGCAGAAAACATCACCCAGAAGGCGTTTTTCGTGGTCCTGATCGCCATCCCCATCCTTATCCAGGTGTACTTCAACTCTTCCCTCGTTTACGGCCTCATGAAGCTTTTCAAGGTGCCTCACAACGTGGCGGCTCCGGGTGCCCTCATCGGTGCAAGTAACTTTTTCGAATTGGCTGTGGCCACCTCCATTGCCCTGTACGGCCCGGGGTCCGGTGCGGCTTTAGCTACGGTGGTGGGAGTGCTTGTGGAGGTTCCTGTGATGCTTTCGGTGTGCGGCATCTGCAACAGGACCAGGCACTGGTTCCCGGAGGATGTTCGGGATCACGGAGATACGTAA
- a CDS encoding DUF3185 family protein produces the protein MARKSIAIGCVFFGAILLYLGYGKTQSVMGGLSKVFSGGYSTETMTYLIGGAVLLMTGLVILFGKKG, from the coding sequence ATGGCACGTAAATCCATTGCCATAGGGTGTGTTTTCTTCGGAGCTATTCTGCTCTACCTCGGATACGGGAAAACACAGTCCGTCATGGGAGGGCTGTCCAAGGTGTTCTCGGGCGGATATTCCACCGAGACCATGACTTACCTCATCGGTGGGGCAGTTCTGCTAATGACGGGGCTGGTGATACTGTTTGGGAAGAAAGGGTGA